Proteins from a single region of Pseudomonas sp. 10S4:
- a CDS encoding DUF2188 domain-containing protein, which yields MSKKNQHVVPHGNDWAVKGAGNSKATKVVGTQAEAIELAREIAINQGSEMLIHGQNGQIRERNTYGDDPFPLKANYVGSRRSPDLIGAFFGVG from the coding sequence ATGTCTAAGAAAAATCAACACGTCGTTCCCCATGGCAACGACTGGGCAGTTAAAGGTGCAGGCAACTCGAAGGCAACAAAAGTTGTCGGCACCCAGGCAGAAGCTATTGAGCTCGCGCGCGAAATTGCAATAAATCAGGGAAGCGAAATGCTTATCCACGGACAGAACGGACAAATTCGCGAACGCAATACCTACGGAGACGATCCGTTCCCCCTAAAGGCTAACTATGTAGGCTCAAGAAGGAGCCCCGATCTGATCGGGGCTTTTTTTGGGGTCGGATGA
- a CDS encoding Bro-N domain-containing protein encodes MLDPFIPTVFARHNLPLHALLLENQPWFCARDLGRLMGFHLSDRVVSKLDEDQRHTLLIDYHGQPEKRLMLSESGVYALLVYHYAPGNRLLREWLTHQVVPALRDAGQSKNSDRPMLSLLDWPEMSLSLLHWQDEGWIRLRDMPYLLLNRTRRRVPVVKPWWRRVWEVFQSSKQSVG; translated from the coding sequence ATGCTTGATCCATTCATCCCAACAGTATTCGCCCGCCACAACCTCCCCCTCCACGCCCTCCTACTGGAAAACCAGCCATGGTTCTGCGCCCGCGATCTGGGTCGCTTGATGGGCTTTCATCTGAGTGATCGTGTAGTGAGTAAACTGGATGAAGATCAACGGCATACGTTGCTGATCGACTACCACGGCCAACCAGAGAAACGGTTGATGCTCAGCGAGTCAGGCGTGTACGCGCTCCTGGTCTATCACTACGCGCCAGGAAATCGATTGTTGCGTGAATGGCTGACCCATCAAGTGGTGCCAGCCTTACGCGATGCGGGGCAGTCGAAGAATTCTGATCGGCCGATGTTGAGTTTGCTGGATTGGCCGGAGATGTCATTGAGTCTGTTGCATTGGCAGGATGAAGGCTGGATTCGGCTGCGTGACATGCCTTATTTATTGCTCAATCGCACGCGGCGGCGGGTGCCGGTGGTTAAGCCTTGGTGGCGGAGGGTTTGGGAGGTGTTTCAGTCGTCTAAGCAGTCGGTGGGTTAG
- a CDS encoding HNH endonuclease — protein sequence MDNAKGICEGCNQPGPFEQADGTRFLEVHHVKHLADRGSDRRSNAVALCPNCHKRCHHANDKDEFTESLYQKIERLKREKLD from the coding sequence TTGGATAACGCAAAAGGGATTTGCGAAGGTTGCAATCAGCCAGGTCCTTTCGAACAGGCTGATGGCACTCGCTTTCTTGAGGTCCACCATGTAAAGCATTTAGCTGACCGCGGATCGGATCGTCGGAGTAACGCGGTCGCCCTTTGTCCTAACTGTCATAAGCGTTGCCATCATGCCAACGACAAAGACGAATTCACCGAGTCGCTTTATCAGAAGATAGAACGGTTGAAGCGTGAGAAGCTGGACTGA
- a CDS encoding PhzF family phenazine biosynthesis protein, translated as MHSKRFRCFGADPNSGNEALVIFEGVSSGRSIAERQSFAAAQKAKACVFINIMEDGVGPCVLDFYYPHARSPLCLHASLAAAYYLHTHNVAEYSGSVLTSMNKQLLTFTHSGNELHISVEPDQVKMPVPSMGAVAKLLGCTESAIKPPAAIASIGSPKLLVEMVSPEALYALRPH; from the coding sequence ATGCACTCGAAGCGATTTAGATGTTTTGGAGCAGACCCGAATAGCGGAAATGAAGCTTTGGTCATTTTTGAAGGGGTTTCCTCCGGACGGTCGATAGCTGAGCGTCAAAGTTTTGCAGCCGCGCAGAAGGCTAAGGCTTGCGTGTTTATCAACATAATGGAGGATGGCGTCGGGCCGTGCGTTCTCGATTTTTATTATCCGCATGCCAGAAGTCCGCTCTGTCTGCACGCATCACTGGCGGCCGCGTATTACTTGCACACCCATAATGTCGCTGAATATTCCGGGTCGGTGCTGACATCCATGAATAAACAGTTATTGACCTTTACGCACTCAGGAAATGAGCTGCACATCAGCGTCGAACCTGATCAAGTGAAAATGCCTGTACCCTCTATGGGGGCCGTTGCAAAACTGCTCGGCTGTACTGAATCGGCGATCAAGCCCCCCGCTGCAATAGCGTCAATTGGTAGTCCGAAGTTATTGGTTGAAATGGTCAGTCCAGAGGCGTTGTACGCGTTGCGCCCCCACTGA
- a CDS encoding LysR family transcriptional regulator — MALDQLWTLEAFATVARKRSFVAAARTLGRSPSALTRAVQGLEDSAGVKLFNRSSSVVSLTEAGERLLPHACKMLELQREADEDLAGLSGMASGWVRFSAPESLGHGVLPQLIAQYAEDYPDVNVDVIFTDGTLDPVKSKLDFSIRGAFAQSSDLIGYPLWSYSRHLYASPGYLQRRGTPEAIEALETHALILHTAPRILKEWNFRSEQQATSVRVHPRFRFSSGVAVLQAALAGIGIARLADWLAEPEVQAGRLRRVCPEYRLTSSNGDSPQMHAVYPAGNLPLRVKALLEVIRGFGASLERKHGP; from the coding sequence ATGGCTCTGGATCAGTTATGGACGCTTGAAGCCTTCGCGACCGTCGCGCGCAAGCGCAGCTTTGTCGCGGCGGCACGCACGCTGGGCCGCTCCCCCAGTGCGTTGACCCGCGCCGTTCAAGGCCTGGAGGACAGTGCCGGGGTCAAGTTGTTTAATCGCTCCTCCAGCGTCGTAAGCTTGACTGAGGCGGGTGAACGCTTGCTGCCCCACGCCTGCAAAATGCTGGAATTGCAACGTGAGGCGGATGAAGACCTGGCCGGTCTGAGCGGCATGGCGAGCGGCTGGGTGCGTTTTTCCGCCCCCGAGTCCCTCGGCCACGGCGTTTTGCCGCAATTGATCGCGCAGTACGCCGAGGATTATCCGGATGTGAACGTCGACGTGATCTTCACCGATGGGACCCTCGACCCGGTCAAGAGCAAGCTGGACTTCTCGATTCGCGGCGCGTTTGCGCAATCCAGTGACCTGATCGGCTATCCACTCTGGAGTTACTCGCGTCATCTGTACGCCAGTCCCGGCTACCTGCAGCGGCGCGGGACGCCTGAGGCCATTGAAGCGCTGGAGACCCACGCGCTGATCCTGCACACGGCGCCGCGCATCCTCAAGGAATGGAATTTCCGCAGTGAGCAGCAGGCCACCAGCGTTCGGGTCCATCCACGGTTTCGTTTCAGCTCGGGCGTGGCGGTGTTGCAGGCCGCCCTGGCGGGCATCGGAATCGCCCGCCTGGCGGACTGGCTGGCGGAGCCCGAAGTGCAAGCGGGGCGCCTGCGCCGGGTCTGCCCCGAGTACCGGCTCACCTCCAGCAACGGTGACAGCCCGCAGATGCACGCGGTGTACCCGGCCGGGAACCTGCCACTGCGGGTGAAGGCACTGCTGGAGGTGATTCGCGGGTTTGGTGCCAGTCTTGAGCGCAAGCATGGACCTTAA
- a CDS encoding TauD/TfdA family dioxygenase, with protein sequence MAKMEKMVGTSTTSGGEHIRDWQRSHSASSTRQAIPTIHVSFEERHALHAGLASLDVTDSLSGIRHMPALGQLLESVLCGEKIDRLRNFPKAPEAAMIVRGLPLDSHLPATPYDMAPGIEQLRVVAGAILAVLQTLQTHPVAYEGENDDTVFRHVSPKRQRETEESSYGSRMDLCMHVDNPHLPLTCEPVSALSACPEYLCLTGLRCELDVPTRIVAISEVLAMLPDWVETALSQPQFAIRRPVSFGKPGNVLEHVPLLYKSATGELFCRYNKASVTATCAIAKLALQLFEAAANHPDVVRSVLLQPGDMLIFKNQQTLHAREGFTPRYDGRDRWLLRVFGVNDPARVLAMNPQQPFIARA encoded by the coding sequence ATGGCAAAGATGGAAAAAATGGTCGGGACATCAACGACCTCTGGGGGTGAACACATTCGTGACTGGCAGCGCAGTCACTCAGCGAGCTCAACCCGACAGGCGATACCGACAATTCATGTTTCGTTCGAAGAACGGCACGCGTTACACGCCGGCCTGGCCTCCCTGGACGTGACCGACAGCCTCTCGGGTATCCGTCACATGCCGGCTTTGGGGCAGCTGCTTGAGAGCGTCCTGTGCGGTGAAAAAATCGATCGCTTGCGCAACTTCCCCAAGGCTCCCGAGGCGGCAATGATCGTCAGGGGGTTGCCCCTGGACTCGCACCTGCCCGCCACCCCCTACGACATGGCGCCGGGTATCGAGCAACTGCGGGTAGTGGCCGGCGCGATCCTGGCGGTGCTGCAGACCCTGCAAACCCATCCGGTGGCCTACGAGGGTGAAAACGACGACACGGTGTTCCGCCACGTGTCGCCCAAGCGCCAGCGTGAAACCGAAGAGAGCTCCTATGGATCGCGCATGGACCTGTGCATGCACGTCGACAACCCGCACCTGCCCTTGACCTGCGAACCGGTCTCAGCGTTGTCGGCCTGTCCGGAGTACCTGTGCCTGACCGGCCTGCGCTGCGAGCTGGATGTGCCGACCCGCATCGTTGCCATTAGCGAGGTGCTGGCCATGTTGCCCGACTGGGTTGAAACAGCCTTGTCACAACCGCAGTTCGCCATTCGCCGACCGGTGTCCTTCGGCAAGCCGGGCAATGTGCTGGAACACGTCCCCCTGCTGTACAAAAGCGCAACCGGCGAGCTGTTTTGCCGTTACAACAAAGCCAGTGTCACCGCCACCTGCGCCATCGCGAAGTTGGCCCTGCAGCTGTTTGAAGCCGCCGCCAATCACCCCGACGTCGTACGCTCCGTCCTGCTGCAACCAGGGGACATGCTGATCTTCAAGAACCAGCAAACCCTGCATGCCAGGGAAGGTTTTACCCCGCGCTACGACGGGCGCGACCGCTGGCTGCTGCGGGTTTTCGGGGTCAATGACCCGGCCCGCGTGCTGGCGATGAACCCCCAACAACCCTTCATCGCCAGAGCCTGA
- a CDS encoding sulfite exporter TauE/SafE family protein, which yields MVDIVLLCVFAFAAGLIDAAVGGGGLIQIPALFNVLPAAPPAALLGTNKVAAAFGTAFAARSFVRKVVIDWGLVIPAACAAFVMAFFGAATVSFVPQSVMRPAVLVLIVLMAIYTFCKKDFGALHAPTFIGIRQKWLAVVIGGAIGFYDGLFGPGTGTFLIFLFIRCFAFDFLHASASAKLVNIATNVAALIFFIPTGNVLYLIALPMAVFNILGALTGTWLAVRKGVPFVRALFLVLLVILISKLSYDLLLKT from the coding sequence ATGGTCGATATTGTCCTTCTTTGTGTGTTCGCCTTCGCCGCCGGCCTGATCGATGCGGCGGTGGGCGGCGGCGGCCTGATCCAGATACCCGCATTGTTCAACGTGCTGCCCGCCGCACCACCGGCGGCGCTGCTGGGGACCAACAAAGTCGCGGCCGCGTTCGGCACCGCGTTCGCAGCTCGGTCCTTCGTGCGCAAGGTGGTGATCGACTGGGGCTTGGTGATTCCAGCCGCCTGCGCCGCCTTTGTCATGGCCTTCTTCGGCGCAGCCACGGTATCGTTCGTGCCCCAGTCAGTGATGCGCCCGGCGGTGCTGGTATTGATCGTGCTGATGGCGATATACACCTTCTGCAAAAAGGACTTCGGCGCCCTGCACGCCCCCACTTTCATCGGTATCCGGCAGAAGTGGCTGGCGGTCGTCATCGGCGGCGCCATCGGTTTCTACGACGGGCTGTTCGGCCCTGGCACCGGTACCTTCCTGATCTTCCTGTTTATCCGCTGCTTCGCCTTCGACTTCCTGCACGCCTCGGCGTCAGCCAAGCTGGTGAACATCGCGACCAATGTGGCGGCGCTGATATTCTTCATCCCGACAGGTAACGTGCTGTACCTGATCGCCCTCCCCATGGCGGTCTTCAACATCCTGGGCGCGCTGACCGGCACCTGGCTGGCGGTGCGTAAAGGCGTGCCCTTTGTCCGGGCGCTGTTTCTGGTATTGCTGGTGATCCTGATCAGCAAACTGTCCTACGACCTGTTACTGAAAACCTGA
- a CDS encoding sulfite exporter TauE/SafE family protein produces MFYLLLTLFGCMTGVTAVLFGFGGGFVVVPLLYRMLMASHGADDPIGQSAMHIAVATSTCVMIVNALIATAKHHRAGNLIRHYLWPLGGYIGLGAIIGAVAAMWADGEVIRYAFIVYLGITILDCLFRRGFLTQADSAIPRRLGKARVSGVGIGAVATFLGVGGSVMTVPLLRRCGLSMSQATSMANPLSLPVALAGTLTYMAMAHFTEFDLGPWFIGYVDVLAFVILAIGSIVGIRLATPWIGRIPDRVHAWVYVGLLVFVMVSMMLS; encoded by the coding sequence ATGTTCTATCTCTTACTGACACTCTTCGGTTGCATGACCGGCGTCACCGCTGTGCTGTTCGGCTTCGGCGGCGGCTTCGTCGTGGTGCCGTTGTTGTATCGCATGCTCATGGCCAGCCACGGCGCCGACGACCCCATCGGCCAATCGGCGATGCACATCGCCGTTGCCACTTCGACCTGCGTGATGATCGTTAATGCCCTGATCGCCACGGCCAAACATCACCGAGCCGGTAACCTCATTCGCCATTATCTGTGGCCGTTGGGCGGGTACATCGGGCTGGGTGCAATCATCGGTGCTGTTGCCGCCATGTGGGCTGATGGCGAGGTGATTCGGTATGCGTTCATCGTCTATCTCGGCATCACGATTCTGGACTGCTTGTTCAGGCGTGGTTTTCTCACGCAGGCCGATAGCGCCATCCCACGGCGATTGGGGAAAGCGCGGGTGTCTGGTGTAGGAATCGGCGCAGTCGCAACCTTTCTCGGAGTTGGTGGAAGTGTCATGACGGTGCCGTTACTGAGGCGCTGTGGGCTGAGCATGTCGCAAGCTACGTCCATGGCCAATCCGTTGAGTTTGCCGGTGGCGCTGGCTGGAACGCTGACCTACATGGCGATGGCGCACTTTACCGAGTTTGATCTGGGGCCGTGGTTTATTGGGTATGTGGATGTGCTGGCGTTTGTGATATTGGCGATTGGATCGATCGTTGGTATTCGCCTGGCAACGCCCTGGATTGGGCGGATACCGGATCGCGTTCATGCGTGGGTTTATGTCGGTTTGCTGGTATTTGTGATGGTCAGCATGATGCTGAGCTAA
- a CDS encoding AraC family transcriptional regulator, translated as MRNVSINLLDDTPRPVVAIGTDYSHGHVLPRHTHRRAQLLYGATGVMQVSTHDGNWVVPPQRAVWIPAGVAHEVLMLGVSTRSVYIEPRAVDLGSRCQVISVSPLMRHLLMEAVEVPLAYDEAGRDGVLIDLLLHELARSAHLPLHIPLPVERRLLGLCQTFLQQPNIHQSPQQWADQLHISLRTFNRLFRQQTGLSFSQWRQQACVVLALARLAVGTPVTRIAVDFGYDSPAAFSTMFRRVLGQAPSVWMETAK; from the coding sequence ATGCGCAATGTTTCGATCAATCTGCTGGATGACACGCCACGGCCGGTGGTGGCGATCGGGACGGATTATTCCCACGGTCATGTGTTGCCCCGTCATACACACCGCCGAGCACAACTCCTATACGGCGCCACCGGGGTGATGCAGGTCAGCACCCACGACGGCAATTGGGTGGTGCCGCCGCAGCGGGCGGTGTGGATTCCGGCCGGGGTGGCCCATGAAGTGTTGATGCTGGGGGTGAGTACGCGGAGTGTGTATATCGAACCGAGGGCGGTCGATCTGGGGAGTCGGTGCCAGGTGATCAGCGTCTCGCCGTTGATGCGGCACTTGTTGATGGAGGCGGTGGAGGTTCCGCTGGCGTATGACGAGGCCGGGCGCGATGGTGTGCTGATCGACTTATTGCTGCATGAACTGGCCCGCAGCGCTCATCTGCCGTTGCACATTCCGCTGCCCGTCGAAAGACGATTGCTCGGGTTGTGTCAGACGTTTCTCCAGCAGCCGAACATCCATCAATCGCCGCAGCAATGGGCCGATCAGTTGCACATCAGCCTGCGCACCTTCAATCGATTGTTCCGCCAACAGACCGGCCTGAGCTTCAGCCAATGGCGGCAACAAGCCTGCGTGGTGCTGGCCCTGGCGCGGCTGGCGGTGGGGACGCCGGTGACGCGGATTGCCGTGGATTTCGGCTATGACAGCCCGGCGGCGTTCTCGACGATGTTTCGTCGGGTGCTGGGGCAGGCACCGTCCGTCTGGATGGAGACGGCGA